A window of Castanea sativa cultivar Marrone di Chiusa Pesio chromosome 1, ASM4071231v1 contains these coding sequences:
- the LOC142611978 gene encoding uncharacterized protein LOC142611978, protein MPYNTRGADDDVDDFDEYDPTPYGGGYDLELTYGRPLGPSDETCYPTSSSSPSNEFDYDRPQYSSHSEPSAYGDEALQTEYSSYARPKPRPGALPGYSPGPPDDFGASGGYGDRPRPGSGYEVPPGVNRPGYGSERPASEYESGYGQRPGSEFGSGHGRKSEYEQPEPEYGSGYGRKSEFEQTGSGYGRRPESEEPGSEYGSGYRRKPETEEPVSEYGSGYGRKTEYETAGSEFGSGYGRKPEYETPGSEFGSGYGKKPGYEAAGSEYGRKPEYETPGSEYGSGYGRKPGYGEEQEGGGGYGYGGRSETTEFEKPSYGDEPPRRPAGYGRPSYEGQEGYEKPSYGRSEEEESYEKPKYGRSEEEESYGKPKYGRSEEEEESYGKPKYGRSEEEESYGKPKYGRSEEEESYEKPKYGRSEEEESYEKPKYGGYGEESEEGYGRKKYGDDGSGDDDDDEEKKHHRYKHHHHRKSHDDE, encoded by the coding sequence ATGCCGTATAACACGCGTGGCGCAGATGATGACGTGGACGATTTCGACGAGTACGATCCGACGCCGTATGGTGGAGGCTACGACCTAGAACTCACGTACGGGCGTCCTCTCGGGCCGTCCGATGAGACCTGCTATCCTACCTCTTCATCCTCACCGTCCAATGAATTCGACTACGATCGCCCTCAATACTCCTCTCATTCTGAGCCCTCTGCTTATGGTGATGAGGCTCTTCAAACCGAGTACAGCAGCTATGCCCGACCCAAGCCCCGACCCGGAGCCCTTCCCGGTTACTCTCCTGGTCCTCCCGATGACTTCGGAGCTTCTGGTGGCTATGGAGATAGGCCTAGGCCTGGATCTGGTTATGAGGTCCCTCCTGGTGTGAATAGGCCTGGGTATGGGTCTGAGAGACCTGCTTCTGAATATGAATCCGGGTATGGGCAGCGACCCGGATCTGAATTTGGATCTGGGCATGGTCGGAAGAGTGAGTATGAGCAGCCGGAACCGGAATATGGATCTGGGTATGGACGCAAAAGTGAGTTTGAACAGACCGGGTCCGGGTATGGGCGGAGGCCGGAGTCTGAGGAACCTGGATCGGAATACGGGTCTGGGTATCGCCGGAAGCCGGAGACTGAGGAGCCTGTATCGGAATATGGATCCGGGTATGGGAGAAAGACTGAGTATGAGACTGCTGGATCGGAATTTGGATCTGGGTATGGCCGGAAACCAGAGTACGAAACACCCGGGTCGGAATTCGGATCTGGGTATGGTAAGAAACCCGGGTACGAGGCTGCCGGATCGGAGTATGGTAGGAAACCCGAGTATGAGACACCTGGGTCGGAGTATGGATCCGGGTACGGGCGGAAACCCGGGTATGGGGAGGAACAAGAGGGTGGTGGTGGATATGGGTATGGGGGGAGGAGTGAGACGACTGAGTTTGAGAAGCCGAGTTACGGGGATGAGCCGCCTCGGAGGCCTGCGGGTTATGGGAGGCCGAGTTACGAGGGGCAAGAGGGTTATGAGAAGCCTAGCTATGGGAGGTCTGAGGAAGAGGAGAGCTATGAGAAGCCCAAGTATGGGAGGTCTGAGGAAGAGGAGAGCTATGGGAAGCCTAAGTATGGGAGGTCTGAGGAAGAGGAGGAGAGCTATGGGAAGCCCAAGTATGGGAGGTCTGAGGAAGAGGAGAGCTATGGGAAGCCTAAGTATGGTAGGTCTGAGGAAGAGGAGAGCTATGAGAAGCCCAAGTATGGGAGGTCTGAGGAAGAGGAGAGCTATGAGAAGCCCAAGTATGGGGGCTATGGTGAGGAGAGTGAAGAGGGCTATGGCCGCAAGAAATAT
- the LOC142629977 gene encoding pectinesterase 31: MAASVIMVAQDGRGDYVTVQEAIDAVPLGNNRRTVIRVAPGVYKQPVYVPKTKNFITLAGLRPEDTVLTWHNTATHIDHHQAARLIGTGTFGCGSTIVEGEEFIAENITFENSAPQGSGQAVAIRVTADRCAFYNCRFLGWQDTLYLHYGKQYLKDCYIEGSVDFIFGNSTALLEHCHIHCKSAGYITAQSRKSSQETTGYVFLRCVITGVGGTSYAYLGRPWGPFGRVVYAFTYMDACIKHVGWDNWGKTENERSACFYEYRCYGPGSCPSKRVAWARELINEEAEQFLMHHFIDPDSERPWLAQRMAVRIPYSA, encoded by the exons ATGGCGGCCTCTGTGATAATGGTGGCACAGGACGGCAGAGGTGACTATGTAACCGTGCAAGAAGCTATAGATGCTGTGCCACTAGGCAACAATCGTAGGACAGTGATTCGTGTGGCCCCAGGGGTTTACAAGCAACCTGTGTACGTGCCAAAAACCAAGAACTTTATTACTCTGGCTGGTCTTAGACCTGAGGACACTGTTCTCACTTGGCACAACACGGCCACCCACATCGATCACcaccag GCAGCTAGGTTGATTGGGACTGGGACTTTTGGGTGTGGAAGTACTATTGTGGAAGGAGAGGAATTTATTGCTGAGAATATCACTTTTGAAAACTCTGCTCCTCAG GGTTCAGGCCAAGCTGTGGCAATTAGAGTAACAGCTGATCGATGTGCCTTCTATAATTGCAGATTTCTTGGGTGGCAG GATACTTTGTACCTGCATTATGGAAAACAGTATTTGAAAGATTGCTATATTGAAGGAAGCGTGGATTTCATCTTTGGCAATAGTACTGCTCTCTTGGAGCATTGTCATATCCACTGCAAGTCAGCAGGTTATATAACTGCCCAAAGCAGGAAATCTTCTCAGGAGACAACTGGTTATGTGTTCTTGAG ATGTGTGATCACTGGCGTTGGAGGAACTTCATATGCATATCTTGGACGACCATGGGGACCTTTTGGAAGGGTCGTCTATGCATTCACATATATGGATGCATGCATAAAGCATGTTGGCTGGGATAACTGGGGCAAAACAGAGAATGAGAGAAGTGCTTGCTTTTATGAATACAG GTGCTATGGGCCAGGTAGTTGCCCATCAAAAAGGGTCGCATGGGCTAGAGAATTGATAAACGAAGAAGCAGAACAGTTCCTCATGCATCATTTCATTGACCCAGATTCAGAAAGACCTTGGCTTGCCCAGAGAATGGCCGTGAGGATACCATATTCTGCGTAA